In Microbispora sp. ZYX-F-249, a genomic segment contains:
- a CDS encoding murein hydrolase activator EnvC family protein — MRLVAYVLVLSMLTVVLTRPRSALVPVAAPVLMGPHAAGGTASAPGIGAAAAARPRGATQPVEAVTPGARALRVTPGAPGRTGPHEERGPRWRWPLPGPARPIRRFDPPAQRWLAGHRGVDLAARPGEKVTAAGAGTVGLAERVAGRGVVTIVHPGGLRTTYLPVRALVRPGDVVAAGQVIGTIEEDGAAHCASCLHCASCLHWGLLRGRLYLDPLLLFGRGQVRLLPRWPVSGPRPGP, encoded by the coding sequence ATGCGTCTCGTCGCGTACGTGCTCGTGCTGTCCATGCTGACCGTGGTCCTCACGCGTCCCCGTTCCGCCCTCGTGCCCGTCGCCGCTCCGGTCCTCATGGGGCCTCACGCGGCCGGCGGGACGGCGAGCGCGCCCGGGATCGGGGCGGCCGCGGCGGCCCGGCCCCGTGGCGCCACGCAGCCGGTGGAGGCGGTCACGCCGGGCGCGCGGGCGTTGCGGGTCACGCCCGGCGCGCCGGGCAGGACGGGACCGCACGAGGAGCGTGGGCCCCGATGGCGCTGGCCGCTTCCTGGGCCCGCACGTCCGATCAGGCGCTTCGACCCGCCCGCACAGCGCTGGCTGGCCGGTCACCGGGGTGTGGACCTGGCCGCGCGGCCCGGGGAGAAGGTGACGGCCGCGGGAGCGGGAACCGTCGGCCTGGCCGAGCGGGTCGCCGGCCGAGGGGTCGTGACGATCGTCCATCCCGGTGGCCTGCGCACCACCTACCTGCCGGTCCGCGCCCTGGTCCGGCCGGGCGACGTCGTCGCGGCCGGTCAGGTCATCGGCACGATCGAGGAGGACGGCGCCGCGCACTGCGCCTCCTGTCTGCACTGCGCCTCCTGCCTTCACTGGGGACTGCTGCGCGGACGCCTCTACCTGGACCCGCTCCTGTTGTTCGGCCGGGGGCAGGTCCGCCTCCTGCCCCGGTGGCCGGTCAGCGGACCCCGTCCGGGCCCGTGA
- a CDS encoding tyrosine recombinase XerC: MTAGEEQGLGEFDAVLERFERHLRLERDLSPHTTRAYLGDISSLIAHMRAAGHENVTALDVTVLRDWLGDQHQAGRSRATLARRSACARVFTAFCHRRGWLASDPGLLLGTAKAERRLPKVLDQTEAEAVLGTQGDGDPRDLRDRAMLELLYATGVRVSELCGLDVDDVDRDRRTVRVLGKGRKERTVPFGLPALHALDGWCVRGRPLWVREGSGPALFLGVRGGRIDQGTVRRVVHARLAQVEGAPDMGPHGLRHTAATHLLEGGADLRSVQEMLGHASLATTQIYTHVSIERLRAAYRQAHPRA, encoded by the coding sequence GTGACAGCGGGCGAGGAGCAGGGGCTCGGGGAGTTCGACGCCGTCCTGGAGCGGTTCGAGCGGCATCTGCGGCTCGAACGGGACCTGTCGCCACATACGACCAGGGCGTATCTGGGGGACATCTCCTCGCTGATCGCGCACATGAGGGCCGCCGGGCACGAGAACGTCACCGCTCTCGACGTGACCGTCCTGCGCGACTGGCTGGGAGACCAGCACCAGGCCGGACGATCGAGGGCGACGCTCGCCCGCCGTTCCGCCTGTGCCCGCGTCTTCACCGCCTTCTGCCACCGGCGGGGATGGCTGGCGAGTGACCCCGGGTTGCTCCTCGGCACGGCGAAGGCCGAACGCCGGCTGCCGAAGGTGCTGGACCAGACGGAGGCCGAAGCCGTCCTCGGCACACAGGGAGACGGTGACCCCAGGGACCTGCGCGATCGCGCGATGCTGGAGCTGCTGTACGCGACCGGCGTGCGGGTGAGCGAGCTGTGCGGCCTCGACGTCGACGACGTGGACCGGGACCGCCGTACGGTCCGCGTGCTGGGGAAGGGACGCAAGGAGCGGACGGTGCCCTTCGGTCTCCCCGCGCTGCACGCCCTGGACGGCTGGTGCGTCCGGGGCAGACCCCTATGGGTCCGCGAAGGGAGCGGCCCCGCGCTCTTCCTCGGCGTGCGGGGAGGCCGGATCGACCAGGGGACCGTCAGACGCGTCGTGCACGCCCGTCTGGCGCAGGTCGAGGGGGCACCCGACATGGGCCCCCACGGGCTGCGCCACACCGCCGCCACGCACCTGCTCGAAGGCGGGGCGGACCTGCGATCCGTGCAGGAGATGCTCGGGCACGCGTCCCTGGCCACCACGCAGATCTACACGCACGTGTCCATCGAGCGGCTGCGGGCCGCCTACCGCCAGGCCCATCCCCGCGCCTGA
- the lepB gene encoding signal peptidase I, translating into MGEADESRLGTAGPAGAADGVPEDPAEPAEGEGERTTGEGEEDRPAKKKGSGLLETLLYVLGGVVVALLVHAFLLQSFYIPSESMQNTLLVDDYVVVNKLAYKLGPVERGDIVVFKGWDGEDTIKRVIGVGGDHVKCCDAKRRITVNGTPLDEENKYLYPGVYPSGRDFDVKVPKGRLWLMGDHRNNSADSRSNMENGYQGTVSEDDVIGRAFLRYWPLNRISFLSRPETFSAVR; encoded by the coding sequence GTGGGAGAGGCCGACGAGAGCCGCTTAGGAACCGCAGGGCCTGCCGGGGCGGCGGACGGCGTCCCGGAGGATCCGGCCGAGCCGGCCGAGGGAGAAGGCGAGCGGACCACCGGCGAGGGGGAGGAGGACCGGCCCGCCAAGAAGAAGGGCTCCGGCCTTCTGGAGACCCTCCTGTACGTCCTCGGCGGGGTCGTCGTCGCCCTGCTGGTCCACGCCTTCCTGCTGCAGTCGTTCTACATTCCGTCGGAGTCGATGCAGAACACGCTCCTGGTGGACGACTACGTGGTGGTCAACAAACTGGCGTACAAGCTCGGCCCGGTGGAGCGCGGCGACATCGTGGTCTTCAAGGGCTGGGACGGCGAGGACACGATCAAGCGGGTGATCGGCGTCGGTGGCGACCACGTGAAGTGCTGCGACGCCAAGCGCCGCATCACGGTGAACGGGACCCCGCTGGACGAGGAGAACAAGTACCTCTACCCGGGGGTCTATCCCTCCGGCCGTGACTTCGACGTCAAGGTTCCCAAGGGCCGGCTGTGGCTGATGGGCGACCACCGGAACAACTCGGCGGACTCGCGCTCCAACATGGAGAACGGGTATCAGGGAACGGTCTCCGAGGACGACGTGATCGGACGGGCGTTCCTGCGCTACTGGCCGCTGAACCGGATCTCCTTCCTGTCCCGGCCGGAGACTTTCTCCGCCGTACGCTGA
- the dprA gene encoding DNA-processing protein DprA, which translates to MDTTEFRTADNAPAGDALAPAAGTPGTAGNIDDPAGTMKDAAGNMDGSAGDADDAAGQGGAERLARVAIMRMAEAGDAVMGRLITRFGPVGAMRQARRGVLDPGFARDERDRADASRRHLDLGRHAAAWAARYSDPAGDLAQGRRRGARLVVPGDAEWPTQLDDLGDARPFGLWVDGRANLRFSCLRSVSVVGARAATAYGTTVAAEFAMSLGGRGWTVISGGAYGIDGAAHRGALAAGTPTVVVLACGTDVCYPSAHEDLFRAVRERGVVISEWPPGAHPTRLRFLIRNRVIAALSRGTVVVQAAARSGALNTATHAWGLNRHLMAVPGPITTDVSAGCHVLIRQGKAVCVTTADEIIELVGSIGDDLAPERRGPVRPRDGLNDETRRVLEAIPARGATGPAAIAVAAGVDIGTALACLGALAAAGFVENVDRGWRLRPEARE; encoded by the coding sequence ATGGATACGACCGAATTCCGCACCGCCGACAACGCACCGGCCGGCGACGCCCTCGCCCCGGCAGCGGGCACCCCCGGCACGGCCGGGAACATCGATGACCCTGCCGGGACCATGAAGGACGCGGCCGGGAACATGGATGGCTCGGCCGGGGACGCCGATGACGCGGCCGGGCAGGGCGGGGCGGAGCGGCTTGCCCGGGTGGCGATCATGCGCATGGCCGAGGCGGGCGACGCGGTGATGGGCCGGTTGATCACGCGCTTCGGACCGGTGGGCGCGATGCGGCAGGCGAGACGCGGCGTGCTGGATCCCGGCTTCGCACGTGACGAGAGAGACCGCGCCGACGCTTCCCGGCGCCATCTCGATCTCGGCCGGCATGCGGCCGCCTGGGCGGCCCGCTACTCCGACCCCGCGGGCGACCTGGCGCAGGGCAGGCGGCGAGGAGCGCGGCTGGTCGTCCCGGGCGACGCCGAATGGCCCACTCAGCTCGACGACCTCGGAGACGCCCGGCCGTTCGGCCTGTGGGTGGACGGGCGGGCGAACCTTCGGTTCTCCTGCCTGCGCTCGGTCTCCGTCGTCGGCGCCAGAGCCGCGACCGCGTACGGCACGACCGTGGCGGCCGAGTTCGCCATGAGCCTCGGCGGACGTGGCTGGACCGTGATCAGCGGGGGTGCCTACGGGATCGACGGCGCCGCGCACCGGGGCGCGCTGGCCGCCGGGACGCCGACGGTCGTCGTCCTCGCCTGCGGGACGGACGTGTGTTACCCCAGCGCCCACGAGGACCTGTTCCGTGCCGTGCGCGAGCGGGGCGTGGTGATCAGTGAGTGGCCGCCGGGCGCTCACCCCACCCGGCTGCGCTTCCTCATCCGCAACCGGGTCATCGCGGCCCTGTCGCGGGGAACCGTTGTCGTCCAGGCGGCCGCGCGCAGCGGTGCGCTCAACACGGCCACTCACGCCTGGGGCCTCAACCGGCACCTGATGGCCGTTCCCGGTCCCATCACCACGGACGTCTCCGCGGGCTGCCACGTCCTGATCCGTCAGGGCAAGGCCGTCTGCGTCACCACGGCCGATGAGATCATCGAGCTGGTCGGCTCCATCGGCGACGACCTCGCGCCGGAGCGACGCGGGCCCGTGCGGCCTCGTGACGGACTGAACGACGAGACCAGGCGTGTGCTCGAAGCGATTCCCGCACGGGGTGCCACGGGTCCCGCCGCGATCGCCGTCGCCGCCGGGGTGGACATCGGAACCGCGCTCGCCTGCCTCGGCGCCCTGGCCGCCGCGGGGTTCGTCGAGAACGTGGATCGGGGGTGGCGGCTGCGGCCCGAGGCGCGTGAATGA
- a CDS encoding YifB family Mg chelatase-like AAA ATPase, whose translation MPVARTHCVGLVGVTGRLVEVEADVGPGVAGTHFIGLLDTAISEARGRVRSALINSRFAWPDARVTVSLSPATLPKRGSLFDLAIAIAVLGAAGALPAQRISAPMFLGELGLDGRVRPVRGVLPAALAAAEAGVRTVVVPALNAAEAALVPDLTVVPVATLGELVGWLRSGDLHRLPVVAEAAALSREAEHLAHAEGTPGPDLCDVAGQPMGRKALEVCAAGGHNLWMLGPPGSGKTMLAERLPTLLPPLDQEKALEVSAIHSVAGTLPAGRPLLTRPPFMAPHHSATMAAVVGGGSGGVVRPGAVSLAHRGVLFLDEAPEFATTVLDSLRQPLESGKVTIARAVGAVTFPARFTLVLAANPCPCGLQGTVGHPCRCTPAGRRRYLDRLSGPLLDRVDVKMKIGRATRAELLADRHFVETSATVAERVRLARERAAGRLSGTPWRTNAEVSSSALHRDLRLPDAAMAPLHRGLDVGTLSARGLDRVLRVSWTLADLAGKDRPGQTETSAALALWLGVD comes from the coding sequence ATGCCCGTGGCCCGGACGCACTGCGTCGGCCTCGTGGGCGTCACCGGACGCCTCGTCGAGGTCGAGGCCGATGTCGGCCCCGGCGTCGCCGGAACGCACTTCATCGGGCTTCTCGACACCGCGATCAGCGAAGCCCGGGGCCGCGTGAGGTCCGCGCTGATCAACAGCAGGTTCGCCTGGCCGGACGCGCGGGTCACCGTGAGCCTGTCCCCGGCCACGCTGCCCAAGCGGGGGTCGCTCTTCGATCTGGCCATCGCGATCGCGGTGCTCGGCGCGGCCGGCGCCTTGCCCGCGCAGCGGATCTCGGCGCCGATGTTCCTCGGCGAGCTCGGTCTCGACGGGCGGGTCCGTCCGGTCCGGGGCGTGCTGCCGGCCGCGCTCGCCGCCGCCGAGGCGGGGGTGCGCACGGTCGTGGTGCCCGCGCTCAACGCCGCCGAGGCCGCCCTGGTGCCCGACCTCACCGTGGTTCCCGTCGCCACGCTCGGCGAACTCGTGGGATGGCTGCGCTCGGGCGACCTGCACCGGCTTCCGGTGGTGGCGGAGGCCGCCGCGCTGTCGCGGGAGGCCGAGCACCTCGCGCACGCCGAGGGCACGCCGGGGCCGGACCTGTGCGATGTGGCCGGGCAGCCGATGGGCCGCAAAGCACTGGAGGTGTGCGCGGCCGGCGGGCACAACCTGTGGATGCTGGGCCCACCGGGAAGCGGCAAGACCATGCTCGCCGAGCGTCTGCCGACCCTCCTTCCGCCGCTCGACCAGGAGAAGGCGCTGGAGGTGTCCGCCATCCACTCGGTGGCCGGAACGCTGCCTGCGGGGCGTCCACTGCTCACCCGGCCCCCGTTCATGGCTCCGCACCACAGCGCGACGATGGCGGCCGTCGTCGGCGGTGGGAGCGGAGGCGTCGTGCGCCCCGGAGCGGTGTCGCTCGCGCATAGGGGCGTGCTCTTCCTCGACGAGGCCCCGGAGTTCGCGACCACTGTGCTCGACTCCCTGCGGCAGCCGCTCGAGTCCGGGAAGGTGACGATCGCACGGGCTGTCGGCGCGGTCACGTTCCCCGCCCGGTTCACGCTGGTCCTCGCGGCCAATCCGTGTCCCTGTGGCCTGCAGGGAACGGTCGGACACCCCTGCAGGTGCACCCCCGCAGGGCGGCGGCGCTATCTCGACCGGCTCTCGGGGCCGCTGCTGGACCGCGTCGACGTGAAGATGAAGATCGGCCGGGCCACCCGTGCCGAGTTGCTCGCGGACCGGCACTTCGTGGAGACCAGCGCGACCGTGGCCGAGCGGGTGAGGCTGGCGCGCGAGCGGGCCGCCGGGCGGTTGTCCGGCACCCCTTGGCGCACCAACGCCGAGGTGTCCTCGTCCGCGTTGCACCGCGACCTCCGCCTGCCCGACGCCGCGATGGCCCCGCTGCACCGGGGCCTCGACGTGGGCACGCTCAGCGCACGCGGGCTGGACCGCGTGCTCCGCGTCTCCTGGACGCTCGCGGACCTCGCCGGCAAGGACCGTCCGGGCCAGACCGAGACCTCGGCGGCCCTCGCACTATGGCTCGGAGTGGACTGA
- a CDS encoding YraN family protein: MAAKDRLGRQGEQLAVTFLTAKGMHILDRNWRCAEGEIDIVARDGNALVIVEVKTRSGRSHGTAFEAVTGAKLLRLRTLAGRWLATCTERFDTIRIDVIAIERFAGDFSLRHERGVV, from the coding sequence ATGGCGGCGAAGGATCGGCTGGGCAGACAGGGCGAACAACTCGCCGTGACCTTTCTGACGGCGAAAGGCATGCACATACTCGACCGCAACTGGCGCTGCGCGGAGGGCGAGATCGACATCGTCGCCCGCGACGGCAACGCGCTGGTGATCGTGGAGGTGAAGACCCGCTCCGGGCGCAGCCACGGCACCGCGTTCGAGGCGGTCACCGGCGCGAAACTGCTCCGCCTGCGGACGCTGGCCGGCAGATGGCTCGCCACGTGCACCGAGCGCTTCGACACGATACGGATCGACGTGATCGCGATAGAGCGGTTCGCCGGCGACTTCTCCCTCAGGCACGAGCGCGGGGTGGTCTGA
- the rimM gene encoding ribosome maturation factor RimM (Essential for efficient processing of 16S rRNA), with protein sequence MQLVVGRIGRPHGVRGEVTVEVRTDEPDLRFAPGATLATDPVSAGPLTVERARWHKGILLLTLAGVEGRDAAEALRGTLLVVDSADLPPIEDPDEFHDHELIGLTVVTTEGERVGEVSDVLHHGQDLLVVARPSRDEAYVPFVKALVPEVDLGKGILVVDAPPGLLDAAEAE encoded by the coding sequence GTGCAGCTAGTCGTGGGCAGGATCGGCCGCCCGCACGGCGTGCGGGGCGAGGTCACGGTCGAGGTGCGCACCGACGAGCCGGATCTGCGCTTCGCCCCCGGGGCGACGCTGGCAACCGACCCGGTCTCGGCCGGGCCGCTGACGGTGGAGCGGGCCCGGTGGCACAAGGGGATCCTGCTGCTGACCCTGGCCGGCGTTGAGGGCAGGGACGCCGCGGAGGCGCTGCGCGGCACGCTGCTCGTCGTGGACTCCGCGGACCTGCCGCCGATCGAGGACCCCGACGAGTTCCACGACCACGAGCTCATCGGCCTCACGGTGGTCACCACCGAGGGGGAGCGGGTCGGCGAGGTCAGCGACGTCCTCCACCACGGACAGGACCTGCTCGTGGTGGCCCGTCCATCGCGTGACGAGGCGTACGTCCCGTTCGTCAAGGCGCTCGTGCCCGAGGTCGACCTCGGCAAGGGAATCCTCGTCGTCGACGCACCGCCCGGCCTGCTCGACGCCGCCGAGGCGGAGTAG
- a CDS encoding DUF2469 domain-containing protein, protein MSAEDLEKYETEMELQLYREYRDVVGLFTYVVETERRFYLTNSVDLDVRTAENGDVFFDVKMQDAWVWDMYRPARFVKNVRVVTFKDVNIEELAKPDLEMPKEGFSS, encoded by the coding sequence ATGAGCGCGGAAGATCTCGAAAAGTACGAGACCGAGATGGAGCTGCAGCTCTACCGGGAGTACCGCGACGTGGTCGGCCTGTTCACCTACGTGGTCGAGACCGAGCGGCGCTTCTATCTCACCAATTCCGTCGATCTCGACGTCCGCACCGCCGAGAACGGCGACGTCTTCTTCGACGTGAAGATGCAGGACGCCTGGGTTTGGGACATGTACCGCCCTGCCCGTTTCGTGAAGAACGTTCGGGTTGTGACCTTCAAGGACGTCAACATCGAGGAACTGGCCAAGCCCGACCTCGAGATGCCCAAGGAGGGCTTCTCGAGCTGA
- the lepB gene encoding signal peptidase I, whose protein sequence is MASEGQGPGTRRPAEDGVDVVAEDVKQNAEDGKKKGSFWRELPVLIVVALALALLIKSFVVQAFYIPSESMENTLLINDRVLVNKLVYHVRDIERGDIVVFSGVDSWDPEVKLEEPSNPIAAGLRWLGNAFGVVPGEKDYIKRVIGVPGDKVKCCDKQGRVTVNGVPLEEKSYLYPGDEPSGREFEVTVPPDRLWVMGDHRSVSWDSRLHMGDPGGGTIPADKVIGRAFVIVWPFDRAKILPIPETFAQPALQAALGAAPFVAGLAGAVPLVALRRRLTRRRT, encoded by the coding sequence ATGGCTAGCGAGGGACAGGGGCCGGGCACGCGCCGCCCTGCCGAGGACGGGGTGGACGTGGTCGCCGAAGACGTCAAGCAGAACGCCGAGGACGGGAAGAAAAAAGGCTCGTTCTGGCGGGAGTTGCCCGTTCTGATCGTGGTCGCTCTCGCCCTGGCGCTGCTGATCAAGTCTTTCGTGGTCCAGGCGTTCTACATCCCGTCCGAGTCGATGGAGAACACGCTTCTCATCAACGACCGCGTGCTGGTGAACAAGCTGGTCTACCACGTACGCGACATCGAGCGCGGCGACATCGTGGTGTTCTCCGGGGTGGACTCATGGGACCCCGAGGTGAAGCTCGAGGAGCCGTCCAACCCCATCGCGGCCGGGCTGCGCTGGCTCGGCAACGCGTTCGGGGTCGTGCCGGGGGAGAAGGACTACATCAAGCGCGTCATCGGCGTGCCGGGCGACAAGGTCAAGTGCTGCGACAAGCAGGGCCGGGTCACGGTGAACGGCGTGCCGCTGGAGGAGAAGTCGTACCTGTATCCCGGGGACGAGCCGTCCGGGCGCGAGTTCGAGGTCACCGTCCCGCCGGACCGTCTGTGGGTGATGGGCGACCATCGCTCGGTCTCCTGGGACTCCCGCCTGCACATGGGGGACCCCGGTGGCGGCACCATCCCCGCCGACAAGGTGATCGGCCGCGCCTTCGTCATCGTCTGGCCGTTCGACCGGGCGAAGATCCTGCCGATTCCGGAGACGTTCGCGCAGCCGGCGCTCCAGGCGGCCCTCGGGGCGGCGCCGTTCGTCGCGGGCCTCGCGGGGGCCGTGCCGCTGGTGGCCCTGCGCAGGCGGCTGACCAGGCGCAGGACGTGA
- a CDS encoding ribonuclease HII: protein MTAVYRPRPSVVRRDSGLYGYERALARRGFTPVAGVDEAGRGACAGPLVVAAVVLGREIDGLSDSKLLTEAVRERLYERITATARAVNVVVIPPEEIDARGLHKCNIAGMRRAVAGLGLVPGYVLVDGFPVAGLPAPSLAVWKGDQVAACVAAASIVAKVTRDRLMHGLDEIYPQYGFALHKGYVTPGHRRALARHGPSPHHRFSFVTVARVTRGTRIPAEGLWTGQDEDMRENEVGAGVV from the coding sequence ATGACAGCTGTCTATCGCCCGCGCCCGAGTGTCGTACGACGGGACTCCGGACTTTACGGCTACGAGCGGGCCCTGGCCCGGCGGGGGTTCACGCCGGTCGCCGGGGTGGACGAGGCCGGGCGTGGCGCCTGTGCCGGGCCCCTGGTCGTCGCCGCGGTGGTGCTGGGGCGGGAGATCGACGGACTGAGCGATTCCAAGCTCCTGACCGAGGCGGTCCGCGAACGCCTCTACGAGCGGATCACGGCGACCGCCCGGGCCGTGAACGTGGTCGTGATCCCTCCCGAGGAGATCGACGCGCGCGGCCTGCACAAGTGCAACATCGCGGGGATGCGGCGGGCCGTCGCCGGGCTGGGGCTCGTCCCCGGTTACGTCCTCGTGGACGGTTTCCCGGTGGCGGGGCTGCCGGCGCCGTCGCTGGCGGTGTGGAAGGGCGACCAGGTCGCCGCGTGCGTGGCCGCGGCCTCGATCGTGGCGAAGGTGACCAGGGACCGGCTGATGCACGGTCTCGACGAGATCTATCCGCAGTACGGCTTCGCCCTGCACAAGGGGTACGTGACTCCCGGCCACCGGAGGGCCCTAGCCCGGCATGGCCCGAGCCCCCACCATCGGTTCTCGTTCGTGACGGTGGCCAGGGTGACTCGTGGGACACGGATCCCCGCCGAGGGCCTGTGGACGGGGCAGGATGAGGACATGCGCGAGAATGAGGTCGGGGCCGGTGTCGTCTGA
- the rplS gene encoding 50S ribosomal protein L19, with product MHTQIQEIEKAALRSDVPAFRPGDTLEVHVRVVEGNRSRIQVFKGFVLRRQGGGIRETFTVRKVSYGVGVERTFPVHSPVIEKINVLTRGDVRRAKLYYMRDLRGKAARIREKREAQPAGK from the coding sequence ATGCACACGCAGATCCAGGAGATCGAGAAGGCTGCCCTTCGCAGCGACGTACCGGCTTTCCGCCCGGGTGACACGCTGGAGGTCCACGTCCGCGTCGTCGAGGGCAACCGGTCCCGCATCCAGGTGTTCAAGGGCTTCGTCCTGCGCCGCCAGGGCGGTGGCATCCGTGAGACGTTCACGGTCCGCAAGGTCAGCTACGGCGTCGGCGTCGAGCGCACCTTCCCGGTTCACAGCCCCGTGATCGAGAAGATCAACGTGCTCACCCGCGGCGACGTCCGCCGGGCCAAGCTGTACTACATGCGTGACCTGCGCGGGAAGGCCGCCCGCATCCGCGAGAAGCGCGAGGCGCAGCCGGCCGGCAAGTAA